From Dethiosulfovibrio russensis, a single genomic window includes:
- the sdaAA gene encoding L-serine ammonia-lyase, iron-sulfur-dependent, subunit alpha, producing MRSFSEMLAYMEENGVNLLEAILENEAAELECSTDHVLQGMADRLETMRRSMDDGTRKEMHPKIVELDAPKMRRYRMERDPLSGSISARASEIALSISTCNSSMGRVVAAPTAGSCGMLPGVLFSWEEHQNPEGNLLSEGLTVAAFIGQIIAERATLAGAEGGCQAECGAAGAMAAGALVWMEGGSADQVFQAAALTLKSILGLVCDPVAGLVEVPCIKRNGMLVSLAFIAADMALAGIRSVIPADEVVDSLYEVGRSLPPSLRETGRGGVAATSTGKAITAKLRESAPSLEG from the coding sequence ATGAGGTCCTTCAGCGAGATGCTGGCCTACATGGAGGAAAACGGGGTTAACCTTCTGGAGGCCATACTGGAGAACGAAGCGGCGGAGCTCGAGTGTTCCACCGACCATGTGCTCCAGGGAATGGCGGACAGGCTGGAAACCATGAGACGGTCCATGGACGATGGCACCAGAAAGGAGATGCACCCCAAGATAGTGGAGCTCGACGCCCCCAAGATGAGACGCTACCGCATGGAGAGAGATCCCCTGTCGGGATCCATATCGGCCAGAGCGTCGGAGATAGCCCTGTCCATAAGCACCTGCAACTCCTCCATGGGCAGGGTGGTGGCGGCCCCTACAGCCGGAAGCTGCGGAATGCTCCCGGGAGTTCTTTTCTCCTGGGAGGAGCATCAAAACCCCGAGGGGAACCTTCTATCCGAGGGACTGACCGTGGCGGCCTTCATAGGTCAGATAATAGCCGAGAGGGCTACACTGGCCGGGGCCGAGGGAGGCTGTCAGGCCGAGTGCGGTGCCGCAGGGGCCATGGCTGCCGGAGCCCTGGTCTGGATGGAGGGAGGATCGGCGGACCAGGTATTCCAGGCCGCCGCTCTGACTCTGAAATCCATACTGGGACTGGTATGCGATCCTGTGGCGGGGCTGGTGGAGGTTCCCTGCATAAAGAGAAACGGCATGCTCGTGTCTTTGGCCTTCATAGCGGCCGACATGGCTCTGGCCGGTATAAGGTCGGTGATACCGGCCGACGAGGTAGTGGACTCCCTCTACGAGGTCGGGCGATCCCTGCCTCCCAGCCTGAGAGAGACCGGCAGAGGCGGGGTGGCAGCCACATCTACAGGAAAGGCCATAACGGCAAAACTTAGAGAATCCGCGCCCTCCCTGGAGGGATGA
- a CDS encoding UPF0182 family membrane protein has product MTYRDWFPSGKGDWFGQGDGGGEGEGGNMPPKFNFPLNKTLTITLVILGLGLFLVQASAGLLTDYYWYQARGLTSVFWMRILPQWALFGVAFVLSLIALSGSLRLAKKRAADIPLPDEIARMLPLRAPFAGLIILAAAVLLALMSANGVRDQWEVALKFINGTPFGTSDPIFGKDVGFYVFTLPFLRLFQTWLMQLLFLCLAGAAAIYVLTLLPKIQLERRADVPKPVRAHLLILAAMMALNWSFGYWLERFNLLYSPRGVAFGASYTDIHADLLALNVMTALSAIVAVLLVIGIARKTWKFSAAVVGTLFVAGFVLRGVYPNIIQKYVVVPNEFTKEKPYIENNIKATNEAYDLNDLTIMEVEPGERVTEKNLEADPDTLRNVRLWEYSPLLRSYKQLQEIRSYYDFLNADIDRYSVDGRIRQVMIAAREINLRELQNPTWTNTKLEFTHGYGIVMNPVNEVSVSGQPILWVKDLPPAMSIPLSIDRPQIYYGETPENYAFVNTTVEEFDYPMGNANARTVYSGLGGVPMGSMWRRLIYALDFNDSKIIFSNVFTPDSKIMYKRNIQGRLREVAPFLMYDGDPYMAVIDGRLLWIQDCYTATADYPYSEPVLIGTGRGRSRINYIRNSVKATVDAYDGTMTFYVMNENDPLIDTWRKIFPDLFTDGSKMPAEVKEHIRYPKGLFSIQSEIYRTYHMKNPNTFYNKEDVWETMRDGDDRTTMDSYYLMMKLAGEQETEFAIISPFMPVGKNNLIAWLAGRSDGDNYGELLVYKFPKQKLIYGPTQVNALVDQTPEISAQLSLWTQRGSDVIRGNMLVIPIDNSLLYVQPLYLKADRGDLPELKRVIVSTGGRVAWAEDFGTALSKLLGLSAPPEMIPSLKTETGVGMDIHQLAERAQEAWEESQKALQGGDWSSYGDWMKELEKAIRQMTDMADTAE; this is encoded by the coding sequence ATGACCTACAGAGATTGGTTCCCAAGCGGAAAAGGCGACTGGTTCGGACAGGGTGACGGAGGAGGGGAAGGCGAAGGAGGAAACATGCCTCCCAAGTTCAACTTTCCTCTGAACAAAACCCTTACGATAACCCTGGTAATCCTGGGCCTCGGTCTGTTTTTGGTACAGGCCTCGGCGGGACTTCTGACCGATTACTACTGGTATCAAGCCCGAGGACTGACCTCGGTGTTCTGGATGAGGATACTGCCCCAATGGGCCCTCTTCGGGGTGGCCTTCGTCCTCTCGCTTATAGCTCTGTCCGGATCTCTGAGGCTCGCCAAAAAGAGAGCCGCCGATATTCCCCTTCCGGACGAGATCGCACGGATGCTGCCACTGAGGGCCCCCTTCGCCGGACTGATAATACTGGCGGCGGCGGTGCTGCTCGCCCTGATGTCGGCAAACGGCGTGAGGGACCAATGGGAGGTGGCGTTGAAGTTCATCAACGGAACCCCCTTCGGCACCTCGGACCCCATCTTCGGGAAGGACGTCGGCTTCTACGTCTTCACTCTGCCGTTTCTGAGACTGTTCCAGACCTGGCTGATGCAGCTGCTGTTCCTCTGTCTCGCAGGGGCGGCGGCCATATACGTCCTAACCCTCCTTCCCAAGATACAGCTTGAGCGGCGGGCCGACGTACCAAAGCCGGTAAGGGCCCATCTACTGATACTTGCGGCAATGATGGCCCTTAACTGGTCCTTCGGATATTGGCTGGAGAGGTTCAATCTGCTCTACTCGCCCAGAGGGGTGGCTTTCGGTGCCAGCTACACCGACATACACGCCGACCTGCTGGCCCTCAACGTCATGACCGCCCTGTCCGCCATAGTGGCGGTTCTTTTGGTCATAGGAATAGCCAGGAAAACCTGGAAATTCTCGGCGGCTGTGGTCGGAACCCTTTTCGTGGCAGGGTTCGTCCTCAGAGGCGTATACCCTAACATAATACAGAAATACGTGGTCGTGCCCAACGAGTTCACCAAGGAAAAACCCTACATAGAGAACAACATAAAGGCCACCAACGAGGCCTACGACCTGAACGACCTCACCATAATGGAGGTGGAACCGGGAGAAAGGGTAACCGAAAAAAACCTGGAGGCAGACCCAGACACACTGAGAAACGTACGTCTATGGGAGTACAGCCCTCTTCTCAGAAGCTACAAACAGCTTCAGGAGATAAGGAGCTACTACGACTTCCTCAACGCCGACATAGACCGCTATTCGGTTGACGGCCGAATAAGACAGGTGATGATAGCCGCCAGGGAGATCAACCTGAGGGAACTTCAAAACCCGACCTGGACAAACACCAAGCTGGAGTTCACCCACGGCTACGGAATCGTCATGAACCCGGTCAACGAGGTCAGCGTAAGCGGCCAGCCCATATTGTGGGTGAAGGACCTTCCTCCGGCGATGTCCATCCCCCTGTCCATAGATAGACCTCAGATATATTACGGGGAGACTCCGGAGAATTACGCCTTCGTCAACACCACGGTAGAGGAGTTCGACTATCCTATGGGAAACGCCAACGCCAGGACCGTATATAGCGGTCTGGGAGGGGTGCCTATGGGATCGATGTGGAGAAGGCTCATCTACGCCCTCGATTTCAACGATTCGAAGATAATATTCTCCAACGTCTTCACACCGGACAGCAAGATTATGTACAAGAGAAACATCCAGGGAAGGCTGAGAGAGGTGGCTCCGTTCCTGATGTACGACGGAGATCCCTATATGGCGGTTATAGACGGCAGGCTTCTCTGGATACAGGACTGCTACACCGCCACAGCGGACTATCCCTACTCCGAACCGGTACTGATAGGAACCGGAAGAGGGCGGTCCAGGATCAACTACATAAGAAACAGCGTCAAGGCCACTGTGGACGCCTACGACGGCACCATGACCTTCTACGTGATGAACGAGAACGACCCCCTTATAGATACCTGGAGAAAGATATTCCCCGACCTCTTCACCGACGGATCGAAGATGCCAGCGGAGGTAAAAGAACACATCAGGTACCCCAAGGGGCTCTTCTCAATACAGAGCGAGATATACAGGACATACCACATGAAAAACCCCAACACCTTCTACAACAAGGAGGACGTCTGGGAGACCATGAGGGACGGCGACGACAGGACGACGATGGACTCGTATTACCTAATGATGAAACTTGCGGGAGAGCAGGAGACCGAGTTCGCTATAATATCCCCCTTCATGCCTGTGGGGAAGAATAACCTCATAGCCTGGCTGGCAGGAAGGTCCGACGGAGATAACTACGGGGAGCTCTTGGTCTACAAGTTCCCGAAACAGAAGTTGATCTACGGACCGACCCAGGTAAATGCCCTGGTGGACCAGACCCCGGAGATATCGGCTCAGCTCTCCCTCTGGACCCAGAGGGGATCGGACGTCATAAGGGGTAACATGCTGGTCATACCGATAGACAACTCTCTTCTCTACGTCCAGCCACTGTACCTGAAGGCAGATAGGGGAGACCTGCCGGAACTCAAAAGGGTAATAGTCTCCACCGGCGGCAGAGTCGCTTGGGCAGAGGACTTCGGAACAGCCCTGTCCAAGCTGCTGGGACTCTCCGCCCCGCCCGAGATGATTCCATCCCTCAAAACTGAGACGGGAGTGGGTATGGACATACACCAACTGGCCGAAAGGGCCCAGGAAGCCTGGGAGGAATCCCAGAAGGCCCTTCAAGGAGGGGACTGGTCGTCCTACGGAGATTGGATGAAAGAGCTTGAAAAGGCCATAAGGCAGATGACCGACATGGCCGATACAGCCGAGTAG
- a CDS encoding FprA family A-type flavoprotein, whose translation MKGPVQIADKTWWVGVNDRTTDLFEALWPLNRGISYNSYMVADEKVAVIDGVKADFYPQYVENLKAILGPDRTVDYMIVNHVEPDHSGAVEVMVQAFPDITVVGNDKTLKFLTQFYGPLPNFLEVKDGDVLDLGDHKLTFALIPMVHWPETMVSYDTSTKALFSCDAFGSFGALDGGVFDDQLELDSYRDETYRYYANIVGKYSSFVMKALNKIRDMKLDIAIVCPSHGPVYRKDPDYIIDFYEKMARNETDRAVLVVYGSMYGNTARLAEAVAEGVHSGGITDVTVRNSATADLSELVRDLWRCRGLILVGCSYNGGVFPKIKHFMDIVEGKKVSGRFVGICGSYTWSKGAAMKPMRAFAEQSCWTKVEPEVEVLSRPDRKDLEEAHKLGANMAEAVSKA comes from the coding sequence ATGAAGGGACCTGTTCAGATAGCCGATAAAACCTGGTGGGTCGGGGTCAACGACAGGACCACCGATCTTTTCGAGGCCCTATGGCCTCTAAATCGGGGGATATCCTATAACTCCTACATGGTGGCGGACGAGAAGGTGGCGGTCATCGACGGGGTCAAGGCCGATTTCTATCCTCAGTACGTGGAGAATCTCAAGGCAATCCTCGGTCCGGACAGGACAGTAGACTACATGATAGTCAACCACGTTGAACCGGACCACTCCGGGGCGGTGGAGGTCATGGTCCAGGCTTTCCCGGACATAACTGTGGTCGGAAACGACAAGACCCTGAAGTTCTTGACCCAGTTCTACGGGCCTCTGCCCAACTTCCTGGAGGTGAAGGACGGAGACGTTCTGGACCTGGGAGACCATAAGCTGACCTTCGCCCTCATCCCCATGGTCCACTGGCCGGAAACCATGGTGAGCTACGATACATCCACCAAGGCTCTTTTCTCCTGCGACGCCTTCGGCAGCTTCGGAGCTCTGGACGGAGGGGTGTTCGACGACCAGTTGGAGCTCGACTCCTACAGGGACGAAACCTATCGCTACTACGCCAACATAGTGGGCAAATACTCGTCCTTCGTGATGAAGGCACTGAACAAGATAAGGGACATGAAGCTGGATATAGCCATAGTGTGTCCCTCTCATGGACCGGTCTACAGGAAAGACCCGGACTATATAATAGACTTCTACGAAAAAATGGCCCGGAACGAGACGGACCGGGCGGTGTTGGTGGTCTACGGATCCATGTACGGCAACACCGCCCGGCTTGCCGAGGCGGTGGCCGAGGGAGTTCACTCCGGAGGCATCACCGACGTTACCGTCAGAAACTCCGCCACGGCGGATCTTTCCGAGCTGGTCAGGGATCTGTGGCGGTGCAGGGGGTTGATCCTCGTGGGGTGCAGCTACAACGGAGGTGTGTTCCCTAAGATAAAGCACTTCATGGACATAGTGGAGGGCAAAAAGGTATCCGGCCGTTTCGTAGGAATATGCGGCTCCTATACCTGGAGCAAGGGTGCCGCGATGAAGCCTATGAGGGCCTTCGCCGAGCAGAGCTGCTGGACCAAGGTGGAGCCGGAGGTGGAGGTATTGAGCCGTCCCGATCGTAAGGACCTGGAGGAGGCTCATAAGCTGGGGGCCAACATGGCGGAAGCGGTATCGAAAGCCTAG
- a CDS encoding methyl-accepting chemotaxis protein, translating to MGFKTIGTKITVFVVVLLLGTTSLVAGLSYWRSKVALVSSSEDYCQEVVLKNGEFIEGKFNEFNGELLALKAAILSTFNVDLASMSGEIYFYQFASQNTSFVGRLAEQIDEVRDIYIVFNPEVFPDLTSVQKVWFTKKDGVLQPVMDQNFTLEDLKNPSDEKTKWFRSAIGSDNPVWSEVYVDENGEKRIDYDMAVEMNGKKVAVIGMSLDFSFIDDALKSRKVLDTGYVYMIDDDGRFLSHPTLTIDGPVMADVDQGEIAPMYRTMMENKRGINTIFFGGTDRLVAFDTLSNGLVVVASAPVSEALANLKGLASAVGISSLVILVLAVVLTILLSRSITAPLKRMLGVAKRIEDGDLTFRREDIIIKGRDEVVQLAHAMAGMAESMRGTIKNVVDQTEATARRSEAMSSMIQQVTSSMEEVNTSLERMLTIAEGNSAALQESNASVEEVASGAQQSAQDASSGAEASEKGISETENAVKKVLHTIDRMEKAGDQSSRSIDNIRELAEAVESISGFVATITGIADQTNLLALNAAIEAARAGDAGRGFAVVAEEVRKLAEESGASAKEIGDLIEGLQETSKRSIYATENTGSILSEAVKEAKEAEEQLQKAMSQMKNVNEAIQNLAAVAEEQAASSEEMTSAIQSVTDSTMESVESMNSIQDATERTTKAAERVAEEAESLAESMEHLQSIVEKFTVDRDGGLRPVES from the coding sequence ATGGGTTTCAAAACTATAGGGACCAAGATCACCGTGTTCGTGGTGGTCCTGCTGTTGGGAACGACGTCCCTTGTGGCAGGTCTGTCTTATTGGAGAAGCAAGGTGGCACTGGTGAGCTCCTCGGAGGACTACTGTCAGGAGGTAGTCTTGAAAAACGGCGAGTTCATAGAGGGCAAGTTCAACGAGTTCAACGGCGAGCTTCTGGCCCTTAAGGCGGCCATCCTCTCGACCTTCAACGTCGATCTGGCCTCCATGAGCGGGGAGATCTATTTCTATCAGTTCGCCTCTCAGAACACCTCTTTCGTGGGGCGTCTGGCCGAGCAGATAGACGAGGTCAGGGACATCTACATAGTGTTCAACCCCGAGGTATTTCCGGACCTTACGTCGGTCCAGAAAGTGTGGTTTACCAAAAAAGACGGCGTTCTCCAGCCCGTGATGGATCAGAACTTCACGTTAGAGGATCTTAAGAACCCCTCCGACGAAAAAACCAAATGGTTCCGTTCCGCTATCGGGTCCGACAACCCCGTCTGGTCCGAGGTCTACGTGGACGAGAACGGAGAGAAGAGGATCGACTACGATATGGCCGTCGAGATGAACGGCAAGAAGGTCGCAGTCATAGGGATGTCTCTGGATTTCTCTTTTATAGATGATGCCCTAAAGAGCAGGAAGGTCCTGGATACAGGTTACGTCTACATGATAGACGACGATGGACGTTTTCTATCCCATCCAACCTTGACCATAGACGGACCGGTCATGGCCGACGTGGACCAGGGCGAGATAGCCCCCATGTACAGGACCATGATGGAGAATAAAAGAGGTATAAATACCATCTTTTTCGGAGGAACGGACAGACTTGTGGCCTTCGATACACTGTCCAACGGACTGGTGGTGGTGGCCTCCGCTCCCGTTTCCGAGGCATTGGCGAACCTAAAGGGACTCGCCTCGGCGGTAGGTATATCCTCTCTGGTAATATTGGTACTGGCCGTGGTCTTGACGATCCTCCTCTCCAGGAGCATCACCGCTCCTCTCAAGAGGATGCTCGGTGTGGCCAAAAGGATCGAGGACGGAGACCTGACCTTCCGCAGGGAGGATATAATAATAAAGGGTCGAGACGAGGTGGTCCAGCTGGCTCACGCCATGGCCGGCATGGCAGAGAGCATGAGGGGCACGATCAAGAACGTGGTGGACCAGACAGAGGCCACGGCACGGCGTTCCGAGGCCATGTCCTCCATGATACAGCAGGTCACCTCCTCCATGGAGGAGGTAAATACCTCCCTGGAGAGGATGCTCACCATAGCCGAGGGTAACTCGGCGGCTCTTCAGGAGAGCAACGCCTCGGTCGAGGAGGTGGCCTCCGGGGCCCAGCAGTCCGCACAGGACGCCTCCAGCGGGGCCGAGGCCTCGGAGAAGGGCATATCCGAGACTGAAAACGCCGTGAAGAAGGTGCTTCACACCATAGACAGGATGGAGAAGGCCGGAGATCAGTCCTCCCGCAGCATAGATAACATCAGAGAGCTTGCCGAGGCGGTCGAGTCCATATCGGGATTCGTGGCCACCATCACCGGCATAGCGGACCAGACGAACCTGTTGGCCCTCAACGCCGCCATAGAGGCCGCCAGGGCCGGAGACGCCGGAAGGGGATTCGCGGTCGTAGCGGAGGAGGTCCGCAAGCTGGCGGAAGAATCCGGAGCGTCTGCCAAGGAGATAGGCGACCTCATAGAAGGACTTCAGGAGACCTCCAAGAGGTCCATCTATGCGACGGAGAACACCGGTTCGATTCTGTCCGAGGCTGTGAAAGAGGCCAAGGAAGCCGAGGAACAGCTTCAGAAGGCCATGTCCCAGATGAAGAACGTCAACGAGGCCATACAGAACCTCGCGGCGGTAGCGGAGGAACAGGCCGCCTCCAGCGAGGAGATGACCTCCGCCATACAGTCGGTCACAGACTCCACCATGGAATCGGTCGAGTCGATGAACTCCATTCAGGACGCCACGGAAAGGACCACCAAGGCGGCGGAGAGGGTGGCCGAGGAAGCCGAGTCTCTGGCCGAGTCGATGGAGCACCTCCAGTCCATAGTAGAAAAGTTTACCGTCGATAGGGACGGCGGACTCAGGCCCGTCGAGAGTTGA
- a CDS encoding transglycosylase SLT domain-containing protein — translation MLFIAASIVVVVLSLLKLELQGEFLEVDISDSFARPASALEDTRAETPSIPGSNILRESATACRTIALSAAEESTALASYIVSQNSRISPSVAMEEAVAFLRYSSLYGVPLDIAVAVANTESHFKPQAKSSHGSLGVMQVTWRVHKDLLSPYGFNSADDLHDPSLGIKAGCILLSRYIQSNSDLKTALGRYYGGSPEVYWRRISRNLRRYRKFEENRRK, via the coding sequence ATGCTGTTTATAGCGGCGTCGATAGTGGTCGTAGTCCTATCCCTGTTGAAGCTCGAGCTTCAGGGAGAGTTCTTGGAAGTAGACATATCCGATAGCTTCGCACGGCCCGCCTCCGCATTAGAGGACACAAGGGCAGAAACCCCGTCCATCCCGGGCTCAAATATACTCAGAGAATCCGCCACAGCCTGTCGGACCATAGCGCTGTCCGCCGCCGAGGAATCTACGGCTCTGGCATCCTATATAGTCTCTCAGAACAGTAGGATTTCCCCTTCCGTGGCTATGGAGGAGGCCGTAGCCTTCCTCAGATACAGCAGCCTTTACGGTGTGCCTCTGGATATAGCGGTAGCGGTGGCAAACACGGAGAGCCATTTCAAGCCTCAGGCCAAGAGCTCCCACGGTTCCCTGGGAGTTATGCAGGTTACCTGGAGGGTACACAAAGACCTGCTATCGCCCTACGGATTCAACTCCGCCGACGACCTCCACGATCCATCCCTTGGAATAAAGGCGGGGTGTATACTGTTGTCCAGATATATCCAGTCAAACAGCGATCTCAAGACCGCCCTGGGAAGATATTACGGCGGCTCTCCCGAGGTATACTGGAGAAGGATATCCAGAAACCTCCGCAGGTACAGAAAGTTCGAGGAAAACCGCCGAAAATAG
- the panF gene encoding sodium/pantothenate symporter yields MEGINVSVIVPVALYLIGIYVMAVYCNKRLSRSDDFMEEYFIGSRGMGGFVLAMTLVATYTSASSFIGGPGVAYKMGLGWVLLAMIQVPTAWLTLGVLGKKFAIVARRIGAVTVNDVFRARYESPAVVIAGSVSLLAFFVAAMTAQFIGGARLFQGMTGLSYNTGLAIFAVTVIAYTTVGGFRAVALTDALQGVVMIVGTTALLFGIVSMGGGMENVVATLRDINPDLITPHGPDGFISKPFILSFWVLVCLGVVGLPHTAVRCMGYRDSRSMHGAMVIGTFVLAFVMLGMHLCGALGRAVVPGIEVGDTIMPILSLKVLPPVVAGIFLAGPLAGVMSTIDSQLILASATIVKDIYVNYVSPESVSSERGIKKVRIMSLAATAMIGTVVLLAAFRPPELIVWINIFAFGGMQAAFLWPLVLGLYWKRANGKGALASMVTGVFTYITMASTMKNFMGMNVIIPTLLVGLVAFVLVSLWSKRPDDSVIDLFWME; encoded by the coding sequence ATGGAAGGGATTAACGTCTCCGTGATCGTCCCTGTGGCCCTCTATTTAATAGGCATATACGTTATGGCGGTCTACTGCAACAAGAGGCTGTCGAGATCGGATGATTTTATGGAAGAGTATTTTATAGGGAGCCGTGGAATGGGAGGCTTCGTCCTGGCCATGACGTTGGTGGCTACCTATACCAGTGCAAGCAGTTTCATAGGAGGTCCGGGAGTTGCCTATAAAATGGGTCTCGGCTGGGTGCTTTTAGCCATGATCCAGGTCCCTACAGCCTGGCTGACCCTTGGAGTTCTGGGAAAAAAGTTCGCCATAGTCGCCAGGAGAATAGGGGCTGTCACGGTCAACGACGTTTTCAGGGCCAGATACGAGAGCCCAGCTGTGGTTATAGCAGGATCGGTCAGTTTGCTGGCTTTTTTCGTGGCGGCCATGACCGCCCAGTTCATAGGGGGGGCCAGGCTCTTCCAGGGAATGACCGGTCTGTCCTACAACACAGGACTGGCTATATTTGCCGTTACGGTAATAGCATATACAACGGTTGGTGGCTTTAGGGCGGTGGCATTGACCGACGCTCTCCAGGGAGTGGTCATGATAGTAGGAACCACGGCTTTGCTCTTCGGCATAGTCTCCATGGGGGGAGGAATGGAGAACGTCGTAGCTACTTTAAGGGACATAAATCCTGATCTTATAACCCCTCACGGGCCGGATGGATTCATATCCAAGCCCTTCATACTTTCCTTTTGGGTTCTGGTCTGTCTCGGAGTGGTCGGTCTGCCTCACACTGCCGTAAGATGTATGGGCTACAGGGATTCGAGATCCATGCACGGGGCCATGGTGATAGGGACCTTCGTCTTGGCCTTCGTAATGCTGGGGATGCACCTCTGCGGGGCCCTCGGTCGGGCCGTGGTGCCGGGGATAGAGGTTGGAGATACTATAATGCCTATATTGTCTCTGAAGGTACTGCCTCCTGTGGTGGCTGGGATATTCCTGGCAGGACCTCTGGCGGGAGTCATGTCGACGATAGACTCCCAGCTTATACTGGCCTCTGCCACCATAGTGAAGGACATATACGTGAACTACGTCTCTCCCGAATCGGTGAGCTCCGAAAGAGGAATAAAAAAGGTCCGCATAATGAGCCTTGCTGCCACTGCCATGATAGGAACGGTGGTCTTGCTGGCGGCTTTCAGGCCTCCTGAGCTTATAGTGTGGATAAATATCTTCGCCTTCGGGGGAATGCAGGCAGCCTTTCTGTGGCCTCTGGTTTTGGGACTCTACTGGAAAAGGGCTAACGGAAAGGGAGCTCTGGCCTCGATGGTTACAGGGGTATTTACCTACATAACGATGGCCTCCACCATGAAAAACTTCATGGGCATGAACGTCATAATACCGACATTGCTAGTAGGTCTGGTAGCCTTCGTCCTGGTCAGTCTATGGTCGAAGAGGCCGGATGATTCGGTTATCGATCTGTTCTGGATGGAGTGA
- a CDS encoding YhdT family protein, whose product MFPGKHEDRRFKTARFEAICSLVLTVLYFMWWYGFAYHGTDSGPENYHYFMGFPGWFFFSCVLGPFLFCFIAWAMVNLLFKEVSLSPKEEDDGRD is encoded by the coding sequence ATGTTTCCCGGGAAACATGAGGATAGAAGGTTCAAGACGGCTCGTTTCGAGGCTATCTGTTCGCTGGTCCTCACCGTTCTTTACTTCATGTGGTGGTATGGTTTTGCCTATCACGGTACCGATTCCGGTCCGGAAAACTACCATTATTTTATGGGGTTTCCAGGGTGGTTTTTCTTCAGCTGTGTTTTGGGGCCCTTTCTATTCTGCTTCATAGCCTGGGCCATGGTTAACCTCCTGTTCAAGGAAGTCAGTCTATCTCCGAAGGAGGAAGACGATGGAAGGGATTAA
- a CDS encoding DUF721 domain-containing protein produces the protein MARRRSRPELLRGLLSGRLPPGLSTALSISEVDKEWSSIVGTVLGRKSRPVSLDRGTLVVACESPGVAKMISMKAGTVASSVEKRWHLGVKSVRAVVARIEAKREIPEPEPARVIPSERSVKACLNYTSDKIDREDVAEALARLMATYMKRFPKKEE, from the coding sequence ATGGCGCGGCGTAGATCCCGTCCCGAGCTCCTGAGGGGGCTGCTCTCCGGCAGACTTCCTCCGGGGCTGTCCACTGCCCTGTCAATATCGGAGGTGGATAAAGAGTGGTCCTCCATAGTGGGCACCGTCCTCGGCCGTAAAAGTCGCCCGGTAAGTCTGGACAGGGGAACCTTGGTGGTGGCCTGCGAGAGCCCCGGGGTGGCCAAGATGATATCGATGAAGGCAGGTACTGTGGCCTCCTCCGTGGAGAAAAGATGGCATCTTGGGGTCAAGTCTGTTAGGGCCGTGGTGGCCAGGATAGAGGCCAAGAGAGAGATCCCCGAGCCGGAGCCGGCCAGGGTAATCCCATCGGAGAGATCGGTGAAGGCATGCCTGAACTACACGTCCGACAAAATAGACAGGGAGGACGTAGCAGAGGCTCTGGCAAGACTTATGGCCACATACATGAAGCGTTTCCCTAAAAAGGAGGAATAG